A window of the Pseudoalteromonas sp. A25 genome harbors these coding sequences:
- the rne gene encoding ribonuclease E — protein sequence MKRMLINATQQEEMRVALVDGQRLYDLDIESPGHEQKKANIYKGKITRIEPSLEAAFVDYGAERHGFLPLKEIAKTYFPSGYTFNGRPNIKDVIKEGQEVIVQVDKEERGQKGAALTTFISVAGSYLVLMPNNPRAGGISRRIEGDERIELKEALSRLDLPKGMGLIVRTAGVGKSYEELEYDLKALLVHWQAIQEAADSGKAPFLIHQESNVIFRAIRDYLRRDIGEILIDKSRVFEEAKAHIERFRPDFMSRVKLYQNDVPLFTHYQIESQIESAFQREVRLPSGGSIVIDPTEALTSIDINSSKATKGGDIEETALNTNLEAADEIARQLRLRDLGGLIVIDFIDMTPPRHQREVENRLKDAVRPDRARVQIGKISRFGLLEMSRQRLRPSLGEASQHSCPRCSGQGTIRSNESIALSILRLIEEEAIKDNTAQVNAQVPVTVGAYLLNEKRKSVHRIEKRHNCDVVIIPNQHMETPHYEVLRLRKDETSQAASYEQMTVPEPEVLEVSRAPAAVKEEPVLKGVVMPTTPAPTPSPVSQKQAEPETSKNEPSLLTRIGNWLKALFSSDSEDKKDVEQNHKQQEHKPRRNNDNRRKNQNRRRNTPKKRDEQSQTTAQEPEARGNDSRNNDNRDKTEGRNKRRRQNQRKRSDVNKPDPETAKDESLNTDVESKEVKVKPRRQRRNLRKKVRINEQAEVREDVITNEQDNASVKEQSEKAQEPAQTVSEASKDIKPADAKQDESQVSDAVAADIKATPAKSQDKEPDASEEASKGEDDAPKTRSRRSPRHLRAAGQRRRKPEGEKDAEPAFIPVADQAAAEYEAQLKAQSSSKEEVAEVKSEATPDTVEADAKTPAESVAEAQTDTQPETSAEPVEAKTDAQPETSVEPIEAQTDAQPETSAEPVEAQTDAQPETSAEPVETQTDAQPETSAEPIEAKTDAQPETPAEPVEAKADAQPDTPAEPVEAQTDVQDDTADNELADAQPDTVEANAETYAEAIVEDSAQVLVESQPTMEPKASSSKTATAINGTQDKSRVRYTNNASSPMTKASSVDEQVDMITPSAMPHEAREVVANSGLSAGSKAPVGHASAAMTSTMVTDSRESAHHAE from the coding sequence ATGAAACGAATGCTGATCAATGCGACGCAGCAAGAAGAAATGCGCGTAGCACTGGTTGACGGCCAAAGATTATACGATCTAGATATCGAAAGTCCTGGTCACGAACAGAAAAAAGCCAATATATACAAGGGTAAAATTACCCGTATCGAACCATCACTTGAAGCCGCATTTGTAGATTATGGTGCTGAGCGCCACGGTTTCCTTCCTCTTAAAGAAATTGCTAAAACATACTTCCCAAGTGGTTATACCTTTAACGGCCGTCCTAATATCAAAGACGTGATCAAAGAAGGTCAAGAAGTTATCGTGCAAGTTGATAAAGAAGAGCGCGGTCAAAAAGGCGCTGCACTTACCACCTTTATCAGTGTTGCCGGTAGCTACTTGGTACTAATGCCAAACAACCCAAGAGCAGGTGGTATATCTCGCCGAATCGAAGGTGATGAGCGCATTGAGCTAAAAGAGGCGCTTAGTCGTTTAGACCTACCTAAAGGCATGGGACTGATTGTACGCACTGCAGGTGTGGGCAAATCGTATGAAGAACTTGAATATGACCTAAAAGCCTTATTAGTGCATTGGCAAGCAATTCAAGAAGCCGCAGACAGTGGCAAAGCGCCATTTTTAATTCACCAGGAAAGTAATGTTATTTTCCGTGCTATTCGCGATTATTTGCGTCGTGATATCGGTGAGATATTAATTGATAAGTCTCGTGTGTTCGAAGAAGCCAAAGCGCATATTGAACGCTTTAGACCTGACTTTATGAGTCGCGTAAAGCTTTATCAAAACGACGTTCCGCTGTTTACTCATTATCAAATTGAAAGCCAAATTGAGTCTGCATTCCAACGTGAAGTTCGCTTGCCATCTGGTGGCTCTATTGTTATTGACCCTACCGAAGCATTAACGTCTATCGATATCAACTCTTCTAAAGCAACTAAGGGTGGTGATATTGAAGAAACGGCATTAAACACTAACTTAGAAGCAGCAGATGAAATTGCTAGACAACTACGTTTGCGCGACTTAGGTGGTTTGATTGTTATTGATTTCATCGATATGACACCACCTCGCCACCAGCGTGAGGTTGAAAACCGTTTAAAAGACGCAGTACGCCCTGATAGAGCACGTGTGCAAATTGGTAAAATTTCACGCTTTGGTTTATTGGAGATGTCTCGCCAACGCTTACGCCCAAGCCTAGGTGAAGCAAGTCAGCACTCGTGCCCGCGTTGTAGCGGCCAAGGCACGATCCGATCAAACGAATCTATCGCGTTGTCTATCCTGCGTTTAATCGAAGAAGAAGCAATCAAGGATAACACAGCACAAGTTAACGCACAGGTTCCTGTTACCGTTGGTGCTTACTTGTTAAATGAAAAGCGTAAATCGGTTCATAGAATTGAAAAGCGTCATAATTGTGATGTGGTTATTATTCCTAACCAACATATGGAAACACCACATTACGAAGTGCTGCGATTACGCAAAGATGAAACGTCGCAAGCGGCAAGCTATGAGCAAATGACAGTACCAGAGCCTGAAGTGCTTGAAGTTTCAAGAGCGCCAGCAGCTGTAAAGGAAGAGCCAGTGTTAAAAGGTGTCGTAATGCCTACAACACCTGCGCCCACTCCCAGCCCAGTTTCGCAAAAGCAAGCTGAGCCTGAAACAAGTAAGAACGAACCAAGCCTGTTAACCCGCATTGGTAACTGGTTAAAAGCTTTGTTTAGCTCTGACAGCGAAGACAAAAAAGATGTTGAGCAAAATCACAAGCAGCAGGAACATAAACCTCGTAGAAATAACGACAACAGACGTAAAAACCAAAATCGTCGTCGTAATACGCCCAAGAAGCGCGATGAACAGTCACAAACAACGGCTCAAGAGCCAGAAGCTCGTGGCAATGATAGTCGAAATAATGACAATCGTGATAAAACTGAGGGAAGAAATAAGCGCCGTCGTCAAAATCAACGTAAGCGCAGCGATGTAAATAAGCCTGATCCTGAAACAGCTAAAGACGAGTCGCTAAATACCGACGTAGAGAGTAAAGAGGTTAAAGTAAAACCTCGCCGTCAGCGTCGTAATTTACGCAAAAAAGTGCGCATCAATGAGCAAGCTGAAGTACGCGAAGACGTAATTACAAACGAGCAAGATAATGCATCGGTTAAAGAACAATCTGAAAAAGCTCAAGAGCCGGCTCAGACAGTTTCTGAAGCGAGTAAAGACATTAAGCCAGCTGACGCAAAACAAGATGAAAGCCAAGTCTCAGACGCAGTAGCCGCTGACATCAAAGCCACACCAGCGAAGTCACAAGACAAAGAGCCTGACGCATCAGAAGAAGCGTCTAAAGGTGAAGACGATGCACCAAAAACTCGCTCTCGCCGCTCGCCTCGACATTTACGTGCTGCTGGGCAACGCCGTCGTAAACCAGAAGGTGAAAAAGATGCAGAGCCTGCATTTATCCCTGTTGCAGATCAAGCTGCTGCAGAGTATGAAGCGCAGCTAAAAGCACAAAGCTCAAGCAAAGAAGAAGTGGCAGAAGTTAAATCTGAAGCAACACCTGACACTGTAGAAGCTGACGCTAAGACCCCTGCTGAAAGTGTTGCTGAAGCTCAAACAGATACTCAGCCAGAAACTTCTGCAGAGCCTGTTGAAGCGAAAACTGACGCTCAGCCGGAAACATCGGTAGAACCTATTGAAGCGCAAACTGATGCTCAGCCAGAAACATCGGCAGAGCCTGTTGAAGCGCAAACTGATGCTCAGCCAGAAACATCGGCAGAGCCTGTTGAAACGCAAACTGACGCTCAGCCAGAAACATCGGCAGAACCTATTGAAGCTAAAACTGACGCTCAGCCAGAAACTCCTGCAGAGCCTGTTGAAGCTAAAGCTGACGCTCAGCCAGACACACCAGCAGAGCCTGTTGAAGCGCAAACCGACGTTCAAGATGATACAGCTGATAATGAGCTGGCAGATGCACAGCCTGACACAGTTGAAGCAAATGCGGAAACCTATGCTGAAGCAATAGTTGAAGATTCTGCGCAAGTACTGGTCGAGTCTCAGCCAACGATGGAACCTAAGGCTTCATCAAGCAAGACTGCGACTGCGATAAATGGCACGCAAGATAAGTCAAGAGTGCGTTATACCAATAATGCAAGCTCACCAATGACCAAGGCTAGCAGTGTTGATGAGCAGGTTGACATGATCACGCCATCAGCTATGCCACATGAAGCAAGAGAAGTGGTAGCAAACTCAGGTTTGTCGGCAGGTTCAAAAGCGCCTGTTGGTCATGCTAGTGCAGCTATGACCTCAACAATGGTAACTGACTCTCGTGAGTCTGCGCACCACGCAGAGTAA
- a CDS encoding TonB-dependent receptor domain-containing protein has translation MSTQIKLITLGVKAALLATSFYTVQAQSAEEQAEESIERVQVTGSRIKRIGALSPTPITVITGADMTNAGFTNVADLLHKLPSSTVGLSPEASNGTIWSAGLNQTDLRGLGISRTLVLVNGRRFIGGSAGDSAVDLNNIPTAIVERMEVITGGASAVYGSDAMAGVINIVTKKDFVGFDFDASFTKPDEDNGDKEVYSFTYGSDFAQGKGNLLFNVTYSELEQVQQKDREFGRTPVVGIDNVEGVDDNGNPISDDGIPAKLMMERAYTVMTLGRAGRIYGLDQAYTFNDDGSVRDWNYGERLPAPNASSFSNNMCFGECDGWDFVGDSVWQTPLERTVLSLNGNYELNDDHAMFFESTFAKTKSNSEATPMFKYHTVNADNAFIRDDLKAKMGDAPAFGIYRFDNEFGDRINTLDRELWRVAIGFEGAINDDWGYNFHYQEGHFSTDDKYLQRAHEGKLAQATDAVNYNGQIVCAQRDESGAVVGAVEGCVPFNILGPNQASAEAIAWSAAEDGRTTESTQRSASFVIDGFLFELPAGPIGTAFSAEWREEDAKSRHGELIKTGQIFGNKAADLDGSFDVTELSAEFSIPLLEDVFLAEQLTLDLAYRYMDYSVQGSDDAYKVGINWTINDDVKFRATKSKSVRAPTISELFDPESESFSFLTDVCEAERINSGANPAQRKANCEAAGVPDGFTPSLAWQRANIPGSNEGNKELVPETSNDYTIGLIITPSFVEDLTLTLDYWSFDISDAIELLDINTAIQYCYDNGSYCDKFTRGANFEIQEGWIGQYENLANYNTSGLDLEVNYVLRTEFGQFRWNTTATYLEEYKYNPTGLPADVDDLIGSYKDLGNDPSIFPRWKARNTITWNYDAFELQVATDYTHSIVLDKNWTVEDNNYNDVPSFIKWDVTGNYQATDELNVRYGVLNVLDQSPPRRPNVYNRPALYDMGRKFFLGLNYKF, from the coding sequence GTGAGTACTCAAATTAAGTTAATTACATTAGGCGTAAAAGCGGCATTACTTGCCACATCCTTTTACACCGTGCAAGCACAATCGGCAGAAGAACAAGCAGAAGAGTCTATTGAACGAGTTCAGGTGACTGGTTCTCGTATCAAGCGTATTGGTGCGCTTTCTCCTACACCAATTACGGTGATCACCGGTGCAGATATGACTAACGCAGGTTTTACTAACGTGGCTGATTTGCTACACAAGTTGCCTAGCTCAACTGTTGGTTTATCACCAGAAGCATCGAATGGCACTATTTGGTCAGCTGGTTTAAACCAAACCGATTTAAGAGGTTTGGGTATTAGCAGAACTTTGGTGCTGGTCAATGGACGTCGCTTCATTGGTGGCTCGGCAGGGGATTCAGCGGTTGATTTAAACAATATCCCAACTGCGATTGTTGAGCGCATGGAAGTTATCACTGGTGGTGCATCAGCCGTTTACGGTTCCGACGCGATGGCTGGTGTTATCAACATTGTTACGAAGAAAGATTTTGTTGGATTTGACTTTGATGCGTCTTTTACCAAACCAGATGAAGACAACGGAGACAAAGAAGTTTATTCATTCACTTATGGTTCTGATTTTGCACAGGGTAAGGGTAACTTATTATTCAATGTAACTTATTCAGAGTTAGAGCAGGTTCAACAAAAAGATCGTGAGTTTGGTCGTACACCCGTTGTTGGTATAGATAATGTTGAAGGCGTTGATGACAATGGCAACCCTATTTCGGATGATGGTATCCCAGCTAAACTGATGATGGAACGCGCATATACGGTGATGACGCTAGGACGTGCAGGACGTATTTACGGTTTAGACCAAGCTTATACGTTTAACGACGATGGTTCTGTTAGAGATTGGAACTATGGCGAAAGACTTCCAGCGCCAAATGCGAGTAGTTTCAGTAACAACATGTGTTTTGGTGAGTGTGACGGCTGGGATTTTGTTGGTGATAGTGTATGGCAAACACCGTTAGAGAGAACGGTATTGTCATTAAATGGTAATTATGAATTAAATGATGACCACGCCATGTTCTTTGAGTCGACATTTGCTAAAACTAAATCAAACTCTGAAGCAACTCCGATGTTCAAATATCATACGGTGAATGCTGATAACGCTTTTATTAGAGACGACTTGAAAGCGAAAATGGGTGATGCACCAGCGTTTGGTATATATCGATTCGATAACGAGTTTGGTGACCGTATTAACACGCTAGACCGAGAACTATGGCGCGTTGCGATTGGCTTTGAAGGGGCAATTAATGATGATTGGGGTTACAACTTCCATTATCAAGAAGGTCACTTCAGTACTGACGATAAGTATCTGCAAAGAGCGCACGAAGGCAAACTTGCTCAGGCGACGGATGCCGTTAACTATAACGGTCAAATTGTTTGTGCACAAAGAGATGAGAGCGGCGCGGTAGTTGGCGCTGTCGAAGGGTGTGTGCCATTTAATATTCTTGGTCCAAATCAAGCATCAGCTGAGGCAATTGCATGGTCAGCAGCAGAAGATGGCCGTACTACAGAAAGTACCCAGCGTTCAGCAAGCTTTGTTATCGATGGCTTTTTGTTTGAACTACCTGCAGGTCCAATTGGTACTGCATTTAGCGCTGAATGGCGAGAAGAGGACGCTAAATCTCGACATGGCGAGCTGATTAAAACAGGGCAAATTTTTGGTAACAAAGCGGCCGACCTAGACGGTTCATTTGATGTTACCGAGCTTTCTGCTGAATTTTCTATCCCATTACTTGAAGATGTTTTCTTAGCTGAGCAATTGACGTTAGATTTAGCTTACCGCTATATGGATTATAGTGTTCAAGGTTCAGATGATGCGTATAAAGTAGGTATTAATTGGACAATCAACGATGATGTTAAGTTTAGAGCAACTAAATCAAAGTCGGTTCGTGCTCCTACGATTTCAGAATTGTTTGATCCAGAAAGTGAGTCATTTTCTTTCTTAACAGATGTGTGTGAAGCAGAGCGTATTAACTCTGGAGCAAATCCTGCACAGCGTAAAGCAAACTGTGAGGCTGCAGGTGTACCAGATGGTTTTACCCCATCTTTAGCTTGGCAACGTGCAAATATACCTGGCTCTAATGAGGGTAACAAAGAACTGGTGCCGGAAACATCAAATGACTACACCATCGGATTAATTATTACTCCAAGTTTTGTTGAGGACCTTACTCTTACACTAGACTATTGGAGCTTTGATATTTCTGATGCGATTGAATTGCTTGATATCAACACTGCTATTCAATATTGCTATGACAATGGCTCATACTGCGATAAGTTTACTCGCGGTGCCAACTTTGAAATTCAAGAGGGTTGGATAGGACAATATGAAAACCTTGCAAATTACAATACGTCAGGCTTAGACCTTGAAGTAAACTATGTACTTCGTACTGAGTTTGGTCAATTCCGTTGGAATACCACCGCTACTTACTTAGAAGAGTACAAGTATAATCCAACAGGGTTACCAGCTGATGTGGATGATTTGATTGGCTCTTACAAAGACTTAGGTAATGACCCAAGTATTTTCCCACGTTGGAAAGCGAGAAATACCATTACTTGGAACTATGATGCATTTGAGCTTCAAGTAGCTACAGATTACACGCATAGTATCGTGCTAGATAAGAACTGGACGGTTGAAGATAATAACTACAATGATGTACCTTCTTTTATAAAGTGGGACGTAACGGGTAACTATCAAGCAACGGATGAGCTTAATGTACGCTACGGTGTGTTAAATGTGTTGGATCAGTCACCACCTCGCAGACCAAATGTATATAACAGGCCCGCACTTTATGACATGGGGCGTAAGTTCTTCTTAGGCTTAAATTATAAGTTTTAA
- a CDS encoding transglycosylase SLT domain-containing protein, which translates to MVKKLVTVALSTQLVVGVGFASQDVMFSELDEAMRQWQSSFRGVPDESSEFEQFKQQHLNAYQDYVAEHFAQFDAYRDELIAKWGEAKTSDKAQYVDYNNENNTRMLVDFENERLSIAIRHPHNESPPDDYVDKAFQTFLSTNSVLLDAFFAGKTPTKLSSDELITSSYEINNVKKAQSLFEAKQAIKHQVMQQQQLLEQQLDNKLAMPSEQSDAQASETLLNKKRLELKQLQAQRLDRLKSNIKKLVKEPKSQSKVTEFSITLKSSERRPKRAKKYQLVVADNSQRFNIAPSLVFSVIHTESHFNPLAKSSIPAFGLMQIVPTSAGVDVNRFLYNRDEPMIDAYLYVADNNVEAGAAYLHILDKRYLKHIADPLSRKYCMIAAYNTGAGNVARVFNSDDSRNIKKASRIINSMTPERVLEALEQGLPYDETKHYLKQVLEREALYQSL; encoded by the coding sequence ATGGTTAAAAAGTTAGTTACTGTTGCTTTAAGTACTCAGTTGGTGGTGGGCGTCGGTTTTGCTTCGCAAGATGTGATGTTTAGCGAACTTGACGAGGCAATGCGGCAATGGCAATCCAGCTTTCGTGGTGTACCTGATGAGAGCAGCGAATTTGAGCAATTTAAACAACAGCATTTAAACGCATATCAGGATTATGTTGCTGAACACTTTGCACAATTTGATGCTTATAGGGACGAACTGATAGCCAAATGGGGAGAAGCCAAAACCAGCGATAAAGCTCAATACGTTGATTATAATAATGAAAATAACACTCGCATGCTCGTTGACTTTGAAAATGAGCGCTTATCAATTGCTATTCGTCATCCACACAATGAAAGCCCACCCGACGATTATGTAGACAAGGCGTTTCAAACGTTTTTATCAACAAACAGTGTATTACTTGATGCATTTTTTGCAGGTAAAACGCCAACTAAATTAAGCTCCGATGAGTTAATTACGTCAAGTTACGAAATCAACAATGTTAAAAAAGCGCAGTCGCTATTTGAGGCAAAGCAGGCTATTAAGCATCAAGTTATGCAGCAGCAGCAGTTGCTTGAGCAACAGTTAGATAACAAGTTGGCAATGCCATCTGAGCAAAGTGATGCGCAAGCTTCTGAAACTTTATTAAATAAAAAGCGACTTGAACTCAAACAACTGCAAGCACAGCGTCTTGATAGACTCAAATCGAATATAAAGAAGTTAGTGAAAGAGCCTAAATCGCAATCAAAAGTGACTGAGTTTTCTATCACGTTAAAAAGCAGTGAGCGAAGACCCAAGCGGGCTAAGAAATATCAATTAGTTGTAGCAGACAATAGCCAAAGATTTAATATCGCGCCAAGCTTAGTATTTTCGGTTATTCATACAGAAAGCCACTTTAATCCACTGGCTAAATCTTCTATACCTGCTTTTGGATTAATGCAAATAGTGCCCACAAGTGCGGGTGTTGATGTAAATCGGTTTTTGTATAACCGTGATGAACCGATGATAGATGCGTATTTGTATGTTGCAGATAACAATGTTGAAGCGGGCGCTGCTTATTTACACATTCTTGATAAACGCTACTTAAAGCATATCGCTGATCCCTTAAGTAGAAAATACTGCATGATTGCAGCGTACAACACAGGCGCTGGGAATGTAGCTAGGGTGTTTAATAGTGATGATTCTCGTAATATAAAAAAAGCCAGCCGCATTATCAACTCGATGACCCCCGAGCGAGTATTAGAGGCGCTAGAGCAAGGGCTTCCCTATGATGAAACAAAGCACTACTTAAAGCAGGTATTGGAGCGAGAGGCATTATACCAGTCGCTCTAG
- a CDS encoding LPP20 family lipoprotein — translation MKIKPLITTLVLAGMLSACSSTEEGDMSSPRVNIPDWVLNPVIEDGIAAADCIKYSGNISVDQKMAVANARLALAQQIEVRIEGLDKTFANRADANDEMTVGSTFSSVSKQLTRQTLNGSRVVKADVVDIAGKDYFCALTTLSPELTKTLFKDLIKEAKPKIDPKDEQFLYQEFKAFKAEKDLEKEIAKLTN, via the coding sequence ATGAAAATTAAACCACTGATCACTACGCTAGTACTTGCTGGGATGCTATCAGCTTGTAGTTCAACCGAAGAAGGTGACATGTCTAGTCCGCGAGTCAATATTCCTGACTGGGTACTCAATCCTGTTATTGAGGATGGCATTGCTGCTGCGGATTGTATTAAATATTCAGGCAATATCTCTGTTGACCAAAAAATGGCTGTGGCGAATGCGCGTTTGGCGCTGGCACAACAAATTGAAGTACGCATTGAGGGACTTGATAAAACGTTTGCTAACAGAGCGGATGCCAATGATGAAATGACGGTTGGCAGCACATTTAGTTCAGTGTCTAAACAGTTAACAAGGCAAACGCTAAATGGCTCTAGAGTTGTGAAAGCTGATGTGGTTGATATCGCTGGTAAAGACTACTTTTGCGCATTGACAACGTTATCGCCAGAGTTAACAAAAACGCTATTCAAAGATTTGATAAAAGAAGCGAAGCCAAAGATTGATCCAAAAGATGAGCAATTTTTATATCAAGAGTTTAAAGCGTTTAAAGCTGAAAAAGATTTAGAAAAAGAAATCGCAAAATTGACGAATTAA
- a CDS encoding penicillin-binding protein activator LpoB: MKNNRKFIKLVPFAVFSALALSACQSTKVQRIDANQEVALSDKWNAKDSQLVAEAMISDMLSFPWVNEHLAKEGSRPAIIIQTVRNKSHQHIAVDTFLNDLKRAILRSGQADFVANKEVRNEIREERKDQELNASLESQNEMGQEYGADYALSGTINSFLDQQGGTRVTFYQVDLRLIDMTSNREVWNGQKKIQKLQERSGYGF, from the coding sequence ATGAAAAACAATCGCAAATTTATTAAGCTCGTTCCTTTTGCGGTGTTCTCTGCACTCGCATTAAGTGCTTGTCAAAGCACAAAAGTACAACGGATTGATGCGAATCAAGAAGTTGCTTTGTCAGACAAATGGAACGCTAAAGACTCACAGCTAGTTGCTGAGGCAATGATCAGTGATATGTTGAGTTTTCCTTGGGTTAATGAGCATTTAGCAAAAGAAGGCAGCCGACCTGCAATCATCATTCAAACTGTTCGTAATAAGTCTCATCAACACATTGCCGTTGATACTTTTTTAAACGACCTAAAACGCGCCATTTTGCGCTCGGGTCAGGCTGACTTTGTTGCAAATAAAGAAGTAAGAAATGAGATACGCGAAGAGCGCAAGGATCAAGAACTTAACGCCAGTTTAGAGTCACAAAATGAAATGGGCCAAGAATATGGTGCTGACTATGCCCTCTCAGGCACAATAAATTCTTTTTTAGATCAACAGGGTGGTACTCGAGTCACTTTCTATCAAGTTGACTTACGCCTAATAGATATGACCAGCAACCGAGAGGTATGGAATGGCCAGAAGAAGATTCAAAAACTACAAGAGCGTTCAGGCTATGGCTTCTAA
- a CDS encoding LPP20 family lipoprotein → MASKLSKALCFSMLLLAGCQTTQDTAAVSAPPSWITETPNSSFMIYGVGVAERVGDMRNAKLAAQESARLALAKQLNVTIAATTTVAQSANEKSMQFHVDEVINSQVPNILLQGVKIEDEYHNEHTAYALASFNRTEAIMQTELSISGIDENIRQINLTIPSKSQRLKLAITMRKLAIERRKLNNYLQMLQSAKLPLPIDVQTQLQDSENVLNSLSFSLSPDSNKHDNIKDIVANALTSNGIQVVAEQADFELSFRVDWQHIKKDTTFYSIGESFLVVKEAGTEKAHFNSKVKAASSYSQMAKNNAMKKLGDKLSKQLAEFIVSGT, encoded by the coding sequence ATGGCTTCTAAACTATCCAAAGCACTATGTTTTAGTATGTTGCTGCTTGCAGGGTGCCAAACAACGCAAGATACTGCCGCAGTTTCTGCGCCTCCATCATGGATTACAGAAACACCCAACTCTAGTTTTATGATCTATGGTGTTGGCGTTGCTGAGCGCGTGGGTGATATGCGTAATGCTAAGCTAGCCGCGCAGGAGTCTGCGCGCCTTGCACTGGCTAAGCAACTAAATGTAACGATTGCAGCAACCACTACCGTTGCACAAAGCGCAAACGAAAAGTCTATGCAGTTTCATGTAGATGAAGTGATCAATTCACAAGTCCCCAACATCTTATTACAAGGTGTCAAAATTGAAGATGAATATCATAATGAGCATACGGCTTACGCGCTTGCGTCTTTCAACCGCACTGAAGCTATCATGCAAACCGAGCTTAGCATTAGTGGCATTGATGAAAATATCCGTCAAATCAATCTAACTATTCCATCTAAATCTCAGCGTTTAAAGCTCGCAATAACCATGAGAAAGCTTGCTATCGAGCGCCGTAAGTTGAACAACTACTTACAAATGCTGCAATCGGCTAAACTGCCTCTACCTATTGACGTTCAGACACAACTACAGGACAGCGAGAACGTGCTAAATAGTTTGAGCTTTAGCCTAAGTCCAGACTCTAACAAGCATGATAATATCAAAGATATTGTAGCCAACGCATTGACTAGTAATGGTATTCAAGTTGTTGCAGAGCAAGCTGATTTTGAACTATCTTTTCGCGTAGATTGGCAGCACATCAAAAAAGATACCACCTTTTATAGTATCGGCGAGAGCTTTTTAGTTGTGAAAGAGGCTGGCACAGAAAAAGCGCATTTTAACAGTAAAGTTAAAGCAGCGTCTTCATATTCTCAAATGGCTAAAAATAACGCCATGAAAAAGCTTGGAGACAAGTTATCAAAACAATTAGCTGAGTTTATTGTTTCAGGCACTTAA